The DNA sequence GCAGTCAGCTTCCCTTCCCTGGTTTTAATTGCTCTGTTTATTGTGTAAACCTGTATCTTTTAACACTAGAGGAGAAGGCTTATGGTTCAGATAAACCAATGGCTCCTCTTTAcaagcacagtggttttcaaccttctttcatttgcggacccctaaaaaatttcaaacggAGGCACAAACCCCATTGGAAATATTAGTCTGCAGATCcccaggggtctgcggaccacaggttgaaaacccctgCCCTAGCACACTGCTGGTACGTAAATAAATACTCCTAGCTGGAAGCCATTTCAAAGAGACgataaagcaggggtcggcaacttttcaggagtggtgtgccgagtcttcatttattcactctaatgtaaggtttcgcgggccagtcatacattttaacgtttttagaagatctttctataagtctataatatataactaaactattgttgtatgtaaagtaaataaggtttttaaaacgtttaagaagcttcttttaaaattaaattaaaatgcagagcccccccggactggtgcccaggacccgggcagtgtgaatgccgctgaaaatcagcttgcgtgccgcctttggcgcacatgccataggttgcctacccctgcgatAAAGTGACATAATgggctagagcagtgtttctcgaCCTTTTCAAAATGGCAATTCCTTATTCAAAGGAAAACATTTTCGTGATCCcctaacatttaaataaaataagtagTTGCACCAAAGGCAAGTCTCTGATTTGCATGTGGGCTTCAAGAGGCTGACAAGACTGGACCTTGAAAAGGGTCAGGGtgcatggggagtgggggaggcgaTGCACTGGTTTCCAAACTgggcctccccacccctcccacctaGCAATACAGGACGGGCAGTGTGGGCATGATCTCCTGACTCTACTTCACAACCCAAAGGTTGGAATCCATGAAGTAGATAAAGGGAAAGTTCAACCTGGTGAACACGGATTTCACACAGTACCGTGTGTTACACAGGTCAAGATCTTATCTTAAAGAAAGAGTTGTGATTGCATAAGGAAAGCCACGTGCTGCTGAAGTTGAAGGCACTGTGGCTTATGCTGCTAATGCACCCAGGGCTTGTTGTTTGCTTCCAGCAGGCTACACCGTGTCATCTGGTGCTGCATGCATCATCGGCAGGGTACGAAATGCACAGAGCTGTCAAACCATGAGGTGGAGGACAACGGTCGGTACATGAAAAGTGGTCACCCTGCAAAGCTAGGACCTCTGCTCAATAATCTTCTGTTCACTCACATTCAGCAGACTGGAGACACTGGAGTCCTTGTGTTTGGACACAGAGGGTACCACACATCTTTCCTGCCTAGATTAAGCCTCACCTATTTGAGTGGTTACTCAGGGCTGAACTAGCTACATCCTCTGCGGAGCTTTCTGAGCTGTGAACTTCCAGTCCCACTGACCTACACAGAGATTAAAAGGagagaccctcagctggtgaaTACAATGCTCCAGACACTGATTTTACAAAGAGGGGAAAGTCTGGCGATAACCCACAAGTTTGCGTTTTAAAATTAAGAAAGGATATCCTAATTTTAAGGTCATTTATTTAGTGCCACCGAATCCAGCAAAGGGATGAAGAGAAATCCCCCACATAAAGCCATGAGGAAGGTCAACCTatgaaactcattgccacaggatgccAATGAAACACTATGGCTGAATAATTTATACTTATTTAGCAGCACTGTTCGGGGAATCTCAACGTGCTTCACAAACAATATGAGAGTCAATGGCAGAGATGGGTCTAGATACACAGGGGAGTCCTAACTCGCAGCCCCATTCTCTTCTGGACTGACCTCTCTTTTCATCTGAGGTTATACAGAGTATAAACTGACCCCCACATATCTCAGGGAGACAGTCTCCTTCCCACCTGTACAGCACTACAGCTTGCTTTGAAGCATCAGGTATTGGTTACAGCAAAAGCCAGGACACCAGATTTAATGGCTCAATGGCTTGATCCAGTGTGGCAAGTCTACTCTGTCATGAGTGTTGGCCCAGGGGCTCCATACACAGAAGGCTGTGCAGGGACAGCTACATGTCAGTGGCAGGCTCCCGGGGTTTGGCTTCACCCCTCACAAAGGCAGGCAGGATTTGCTGTAAGCACACGCTAACAACTTGGTATCGCTTACGTTGCTTTGAGGGGTGCATTGTCTTCAGTGCAGACCGTGCACAGTTAGAGGCATATAGCAACACTCCACAGGAGGGGAAGTGGCTGTGCTGCAAACCAGAGACTGGAGTAGTTCCTTCAACCTGATATTGCAAAATAGGGGGCCCATCCCCTTGTATTTAGAACTTAAGTACAGGACAAATTAGTGCCTTTCCTGTTTTGGTCTTCACCCTCACCTATTGGAGCGGAAGCTGAGAATTGTTCTAATTGTAGAGTTTTCAGACTTGTGAACTTGAACTCCCACTGACCTACACAGAGATTACAAAGGTGAAACTCCACAGTGAGTGGTAAATACAAAGCCACGGGCTTGCTGACTCTATAGAGAAGGAGAAACTGTGGTTTACATTTCATGTAAACAATTACTATAGATATGAAACTACCTCAGTGCTAGTCTATAGTGCAGTGGGATTTGAACACAAGACTAAGACCCATGCTCTAGCAATCTGTCCTCACTTGTATCTATGGTAGGTTAGAGAAAAGTAATTGTATCTCATGATTgcttgcaggggtcaggaaggaattgctTTATCCATGTGTAGTGTTGCCCCATTGGGCAAGTGTATTAATGGATGGGTGCGGGAGGGAAGGGTGTTTCCTtcccgtaaaaaaaaaaaaaaaaaatcaataaacgTTCACAGGATTCCAGATTTGATGGACCAGTGGGATTAATCCAGCAAGGCAAATCCTATGGATGCTGGGAATAATATGTCATGCAAGGATGACACCATACCTGTCTGATGAagagggcattcacccatgaaagctcatgctccaatacatctgttagtctataaggtgccacaggactctgttgcttttttacagatccagactaacacggctacccccctgatacttgacaccataccCAGAAGGCACGTATCGTTCCACCTTCTGGTTTACAGCAACCTTGGTGCATTTGTAGCTTGGTGCAAGCACCCACTGTGTTACATGGTATTACATTACATATGATGAATTCCCTAGATGCAGACCACTTATAGCCTTTGAACAGTAAAGGGGCATATGGCAAGTTGGACAAGTGGTCCTACTGAAAACAGGCTATTAAGTACTTCATCTACAGACAGGAGAAGTCAAAATTCCTTTTAGAACTGAAGAGGTTTCAGGCAAAGCATGATCCTCGCCCTCACCTATTTGAGCAGATGGCAGGAGCTGTTCTAGCCAAACCCTTTGGCGCGGTTTCAGATTTGTGAACTTGCACTCCCACTGACCTAAGCAGAAATTAAAGGAGAGAGACCCTCAGTGGtgagtccaaaaaaaaaaaaaaaaaaagcctcagacATGCTGACTTTATTGAAAAGGAGAAGATCTGGTTTCGGATCCCTATAAAGAACCATGTGGGAGACGGGCAAATTATAAATTTGTAATCCAGTTCTGGCCCACCGGTTCAGGACAGAACAAAAATCAGATGTTGGGCTGGGTTTGTGACATTCTGCAGTCAGTCTATGATTAATGAGGACAGAATGTTTCTGATCACTTGTGATATGAGAAATTAGCATCAGAGCAGCTGTGCACTTCCACGATCCAGACTGTCCCCCCTTACAGCCCCTCTTATTCTCTACCAATCTCACCCCTTTTGCAACAAACAAAAGATTGAAGGGGGTCCTTTCATTGCTTCCTTACAGCTGTGTCTGCGCATTCATCTCCTAGCAGATGCACTTTTAAAAGTCCTTTTCTTTTGGCCTCATCTTCAGAGGGATTAAGCACCTATAATTCTACTGGTTTCCATGAGAGCTGCAAGAGCTCAACACCTCCggggaaaaaaatgaagtaaATTCTGTCAATCCTGCTTGGTACTATGCTCGTGTTCTCctgcatgtcttttttttttttttaagtgacatttCACCAAATCACCTACTGTAAAAGATTTCAAATGatccaaaaaaaatcaaagctgctACACAGTTCAAGCAAGGAGCTAGAAGGCCAACAAGACTTACAAAGCAGAGGATGCAACACTACCTTGTCTTCAAACACAACACTGCATGTTAATGGTGTTACAATGACCCCTTGCGCCGATGGTACTGAACCTGTCTGGCATGGGACGACTGCTCAAAAGACACGTAGTTTGACAAGCATGCCCAAAAATGAACACTCCATGAAAGCAGCAGGCATCTGCCCTGTGACTGATGTGTTCGAAAGCAGAGTATCCCAGCCTGCAGGCAGCAGTGGCCTCCCACGCACTGTTGTGATTAATGGGAGAGGTACCTGTTGGCTGGAGAGTTAAGTCCTCCACTGCCCAACGAAGAAGTAGACAAGGTTGTTGCTATGGAATCACTGTTAGCTTCGTCTACTGGAGGAGTTCTGGGAAGGAGATCAGGGCGACCAAGATGCGAACCTGCAGGAAGAAGAGAACAGATAGCTCGGTCATAAACATAATGAATAGCATACCCTTGGCATGAGCAACAATAACTGATCATTTGCCAAGATCTTCTGTAGCCAATGCTGCAAACTACACAACAGAATGGTCCAGTCCAGCACGTTTGGTATCCATTCCTAAGAGAATCCAGCTCTTTGTGATACAGTCTCTGTACTAACATTTCCATTAACACGCTGGCAGGGCATGATCCATAGGGAAGGAGATCAAGGCTCAAGACATCACTTAGGCCAATTACATAGGACTTACCATACTGGAGTGGACCAGAGGTCCAATCAGTCCAGTTTCCTGTCTTTATACAGGCCaatactagatgcttcagaggaatgggGTAACAACGCTACTGACATGGGATAATCCACCCCTGACCAGATTAGGTCTCCTCCTGACCTCTAAGAGTTAAAGACAGTCTTAAGCCCTGAAGCCTGAGGTTTAAAATCCCTTCCAGAATTTGTTACGAAAACAAGAATATCCAATTGTAATTCATATagatgtccaatccctttttgctTCTTGCTAAATTAGTTCTTGATCTCATTCACTTCCTGTAGCAGTGAGTGCCACGGGTTAAGTATACATTACGTGGAAAAAAGTCTCTTTACTGTTCCACCATTAATGCACCACAACGTTGGCAGGTCCCCAGTGGGCTGAGAGAGACATTTCATGAAAGTCTGACAGCTCCTCTAGGCCTGCTGAAGACACCTCAGAATGCCACACCCCTTGAGCTACGCAACATATTAATGACTGCATCTGAGTCCTGGTAGCTGCGATTAGATCTGTGATCCCAGGATAGATCTCTAGCAAGCTTGCAGACTGACAGCGTCTATTGAATGTCCCCACAGTCTCATCAGTGGAGGTCTTGGATCACAAAAATCTGGGCTGAACCAAGcttcttttgcctttttttttttattattattattattaaaggaaaGCAATTCCTGTCATCTGGGTTTTCTAGCATAGGCACCAACCTTGCTCCACATCTGCTTCTGCCGTTACTTGTGCTTTAGTTTCACACGATGCATGCGATTGGTAAGGGGCTCCACCCTGACCCATCCTCCGAGGAACGGTTGTGCCAGACCGGCTCTTTTTAGAAGGAGAAAGTTTTACTTGAAGACAAAAGCAAAGAAAGATCTTACTTAATATTACCTTttccaggaaaaaacaaacaaacaaaaaaaaacccaccagaatCTTACATAGCAACATCCATAACCTTCCCCATTATTTAATGAGAAAGTGTTGCACTCAGAAGAAAGCCAATGGATGAAAGACCCTCCCCTACGAGTGGTCAGTCACGTTCTGTGGGGCAGAAAGATGTACCAgtaaccctgacacagcacaagtttCCTACTGATCAGAGGCACCTCCATTCATTCTCTCCCCTGACTATGGCAGCCTCCCAGGAACCCACCTCTGAAGAGATACTTACATGGTATTTTCTTGAACGCAATGTTGCACATGAATCGTTGAAACCTTTCTGCATAGAAGCTGGGCCTATGCACAGATACAGTGTCCTAAAAACATCCAAGGGACAAAAGTTACACATGTAACTAGGGATAAGCAGAATTCTAAGGCAACATGGGTTTCTTTTAGAGTAGGTTTACATTTGGAACAAGTATGGTCTCACTATATTAAAGGCATCTTTATAAATGGTGTATAAACAATTAATAAAGTGATTAATAGCTGCTGAAAGCATGAATAGTATGTGTTATAAACACATCAATAGAAGGCgttatagatggttataagcaaGCTATTAACTTGGACTAACCATCGACTATGCATTTATTAACATCTATCAATCATTTGTTGATCTTTATAAAATGTACCTTTAATATAAGGTGTGACCACAGATactactttaaaatatatatttctacaCACACaactatctgtttgatgggacacCTGGTTTGAAAATACTGCTATCAGGTAATTTAAGAGCCCCCGGATAACATTCTTGCCACTTACCCCGTCGTGCACCAATGCTTTCCATGAGTGCTCCAACTTCTTAACGAATCTGAGAAGTGAGATTTGAAAGCAGTGAACAGACCACAGTAATTTTCAAATTTAGGCTTTGCAATCACTATTAGTAAATTACGTTCATTGCTGCAGTTTGGCTTCTTAACATTGACAGATAAAACAGAAATGCACCTTTTTCCTAAAGCCAAAGTAAATTTACAGACCTAGTTAAAAGAATCTAAACATTCAGTAGCAGTTTTATTCTTCTGGGGGGAGATTTTAAGAGGCACCAATAGCAGTGAGATAACGCTCATTGACTtctaatgataaaaaaaaaaaaagagagagagagagctttttacATTTAAGTTAGCTAGAATTCCCAGctagctggaactaggggtgtggcagcacctccgggcttgaagtggtttccatcatattcagggtttacagtttggttcaatgacacttagcaccccccactatacaaactgtccCAGCACCCGAGGCTATGCGCCAACTCGACATCAACACTACAAACATCTAAGCAAAGTCGTAAAACTATTTTTCATTCCAGAGGGAAGAGGCGCTATGGTAATTTTAACCTACCACCTATTTTTCTCTGCCACTTCCTGCACACTCTCTTCAGCATAATCACCAAGGCTAAGAAAAACCTGGCCTGTAAGAGCCAGCCTGTACTCTGACACTGAATAAACGAGGGATACAAGGTCCAGCGGAGCATGTGGAGATTTCAGCCTATGAAATATGTCAAGGAAATGGGGCAATAAAACTAAAAACTGCTTGTAGTCTTCAGTAAACAAGCCATAGAGTCTCAGACTGTTGCAACCAAACAGGGCCAATTTTATTACTGGAGGTTTATTTTATCCACTGTTGACAACATACAGGGGGTCATGTAAAGGCTCTTACCTGTAGGACTGTAGCACATCAATGATACCAATATATAAAAGCAGTCTTTCCCCCTTTGAATTCCGGGCTGGAATGCCTCCCATTctagaaaacaaaaacaggaagcATGAGATTTGCAGGCTTTACCCTGATCAAAACGTTTTCACTCTACACAACTCAGCCTTGCATGGGTTAAACGTTAAGTGGATTAACGAGTGGCAACATGCAGAGAACACCTACTGCTGAGCTGACAAACTCTAGTGAAGACAAATCACAGATAAATGCTAAGTCAGTAAGTTACCAAAACATAATAAGAGCTTATCCCTGTTTTCTGTACATTTGTCTATTTTACTGAAACCGGGGGCTGGTTAATTGATAACTGACCACTTTGAGAAGAATCCAAGACACCCTGGagtatctggtgctggccactgttagggtacgtcttcactacccgctgtattGGCGGATAGCAATCtatttatccaggatcgatatatcgcgtcttaatgagacacgatatattgatccccgaacgcgctcaccgttgactccggaactccatcagagcgagcggcggtagcgcagtcgacgggggagctgcggccgtcgatcccacgccatctagaccccaggtaatttgatccaagatacttcgacttcagctacgctattcgtgtagctgaagttgcatatcttggatcgatccccgccccagcgtagaccagcccttagagacaGAAGTTCAGGTCTGATCCGCTATAGCAATTCCTATGATCCGCGGAGGCGATACTTAATGTTTAGGTGTTTGAGTACAGCTTCCAGGTGTGGTACAGACACATTAATCCTCACATATCCCCGTGAGGCTGGCAAGCATCCTGCTTTCGCAGGTCAAGGAAGCAGAAGTACAAAGGACTTAAGTGACACTCGCAATAAGGAACTGAAaccagaactcaggagtcctgaatcccaaGCCTCAGGCTCAGCCCTACATCATACTCCTGCCACAATGCTTTGGCACCTAAAAATCACTTGATACCTAAAAATCACATCTTATCAATCCTTGGATTTTACCCCATCCGCTCCAAGTATGAATTGGCCATGTTAATTTGAACGATCAAAGCAGACGTACTGGTCGTCAGTCTCTATGGTGCCGCCTCGCCGGGCCTCTCCTCGGATAGACTCCATAGCAGTGGAGTAGAGAGCTTTTTGGGTAGCTGGCCTTCGCATGTCCGACTGGGCCGTCCCATCCATTATCGCACGCTCTCTCAGTGCCTGATCAATGTTATGGACAGCCACAAGCAAACTATAATCCATGATTTTAAAACTCTGCAGAACCTGGACGGAAACAAAGTCAATATGGCATCATTTACGTTTTGCAAGCTACATGAATGGTTAAACTATTCCAGTTTTATGCATGCACGGAGTATTTTTGCTTAGTGTTCTGAAAATACCAAGGGGATGGCCTCTATATAAACACTCAGTTATCTTCACCCACAGATAACAATGAGCAGCTTTACAAAGGAAAGTAAAATATCAGTATCTTTCTTCTACAGACAGGGCAACCGGGAAAATGCTTTGTGCGGGGCTACACACCAGATCAGTTGCAGGCACAGAACTCAGGTCCTCTGACTCTCAGTCCGGTGTCCTATCCGCTGGACCACACAGCTGCTCTAAAATTAGGACTCCTCCTactgtaagggtacgtctatactacccgccggatcggtgggtagtgttcgatgtatcaggGATCcacttatcgcgtctagacgagacgcgataaatcgatccctgaatcgacgcctgtactctacctcggcaggaggagtaagcggagtcgacgggggagctgcggcggtcgacttgccactgtgaggacggccaggtaagtccaACTTAGATCCAACCCCGCGCCCTGCTGCCCCCCGTAACCCCCCCCGTGTAGCCCAGGCCTTCAAGTAGTAAGACATTATTGGGTGGGGAGCATAAATCTGACTGCTcagggggacgggggagggaagACTGCACCATATCCCTCTAGATTACTGATTTGAATTTGAGGTGTCAAAGTTTGACTGGATCATGATAGTGGAGTTCCCTGGGTCAGAATTGAGTTGTAGGGGGAGGGCAATGTTTGGAGGGGGTGACTGCATTGCAGCTGCCTGGGCTGTGCCTTTCTGGGGGACAGAGGACTCAATTCTAGCACCTTTCACTTAAAAACTGCACCGCAGAATTATCCAGCCTGTAGACACACAAGGAAAACACCAGGGCAAATGCCAGGCCTAAGAAGCTTTACAGTGACCCTGGGGTACACACGTTTCAAAAGGCATGAAGCTAATCCACAGAGAAGGGGGGAAATCTGTCTCAATTCAGCTTGTCTCACCCGTCACTCACCAAACAATCTCTCTGTAGTGTTTTGCATAAGGCATTGTACATATCAGAGTCTAGGAACAGGCCATCAGGGATGTCCTGCATAAAATCCAGGTCTTTGTATGTCGGGAAGACCTTCTCCCGCTCCTTCTGGGATGCTCGACGTTTATAGGTGGAGCCTTTCAAGTCATACTTGAGGTGCATTTTCACAGAGCGGGGCAGCAGGTTGTTCATCACTACGATGCGGATGTTCTTCCCTCCGGCCTGCACGcagtacaggccatagaacttagGCAGCAGTGTCCGAGGATTCTGATTCAAGTTCTAAATGCCCAAAGACAGAAGACAGAACTTCAGAGTCCGGGTGACTCCCTAAATTCAGGGTGGCTAGCTATTTGCTCTTTACCGGTGTATCTGAACCAAAGCAACGCTGTCTGGGATCCAAAGTGATGATCAGCAAAGCAACAAATCAGGGATGGGTGAACTTGGGGCATAGATAGGTAACTCTAGGGTAAGAAAGGTTTTCTCTGCAAAACTGAACGTGTCTGATGCAGCTGTTGCACAAAGAAGAAATTTGCATCTTCATCCACACAATTATCTGCCAGAGCCCATTTgtggcagccagcagggaaaaGGAGGATTTTTGTGCTTAGTCTTTTAGTTTGCCACACCCTCCTCAAGCTAGGCTCTTGCCAGATCTAATGCTAAGCAGGATGGGGTGGGTGCACACTGGAATAAGAGACCCCTATAACTCTGGTGGTTGCAGAAACTAGCATTGGTCCAGTTTCCCAGCCTAGTAATATGGGCATGGGTAGGTAAGAAGAGGTCTTAACCATTGCATATATTAagaatcccatggcacttttctaAGCCAGGGACAAACTCCCaatatcctggccaaattcccacTCAGGGAGGCAGTTAGTAAAGCACTCTGGGACCATCTGCCATCTCTAGTGGGATTATATATTGTATGTTGGGGCGGGATCGGATTTTGTTCTAGGACTAGCAGGGCCCATTGATCTATTTATCATCACATTTTTAGTCTCTTTAGACAGACACTCAGAGGCCCTGGCACACGGGCATGTTAAATTTAAATAACAAAGTAGTGTTTGTTGGCCAGCACTGATGAAACAAAGAGAATGGTCcagaagggggaaaggaaataaGGAACTTTGCTAGTCTTTGCATATCATGGGTATGAGCTTCTCGCACAAACACTGACtgagcagacacacacacagctattcAACCACAAAGAACCTAGCAGTGCAAGCTTGAATGCTGGGTGGGTCCTTTCAAGGGATACAAGCACTCTTCAAAACAATCCAAATGGGAAGGTCTGGTACAAACCTCCCGGTGCAGGCCCAAAGAGCTCCAACAGTCTCTCTTAGTCACATGCAGGAGGGTGTACCAGTATTAGCTAGCAGAGGCAAAATGGAGTTGACCAACCCAAAGGGCTCAGGTCCAGCGCATCTGCCCCTGCAGCGAATGGGAGTGGAGTgtgctcaacatctctgaaaatacAGCCTTGAGACCAGAGGTTAACCTGCCGCACAGCGTGTGACCTGCCAGCTACGACGATATTCTCAAGTTTATGCCATTAGAGAAACATCATTACAACCCACGCAGAAAGGTCACTTACCATATAGTAACCCGGCAGCAGCTTCTGCAAGAACTCTGCTTCTTTGTGCTGAACTGTTTTAATGATGAACTCGTCATCACTGGATACGTAGAAGAGGGAACCACTGGCCCCGGAGTTGGAGAGCTCAATGAGCGGCTCACTGCAGAGCGAGTACTGAAGGGAGGTGAATTAAAAAGCAAAGGCATAAACTAGTAACAAAGCACAGGCATCTTTATCCAAGTTATAGCTAAAGGGCCAACTCAAGGGTCTGAGTACGTAGAGATGGAGTCATTACACATCCGCATATGtgcctttgcaaagcactttgagccACTCCAGTGAACAGTAGCATCGTATATTGCCCACAAACAGATAAATACGCAATTCAGTACATAGACTGGTTACTAGTTCATTAAGTTAGATAAACTAGAGATGTTTTACGGGCATAGCAAGTCATGGCACAGCTTTTAGAGTTGGGGAAGCATCCAGCATGACTGTCTCTGGAATCTCTGGCCCTCAGGTTAGTGCTTTTTCGTGTCCATAACTTTGTGCTAGAACATGTCTTGTTTGGAGAGATTACAGGTAGGCATGGAGATGTAGTTATAAGCCTGTGATG is a window from the Malaclemys terrapin pileata isolate rMalTer1 chromosome 21, rMalTer1.hap1, whole genome shotgun sequence genome containing:
- the PIP5K1A gene encoding phosphatidylinositol 4-phosphate 5-kinase type-1 alpha isoform X1: MASAGPESGGSSSSSAGIAGSATFKKSFTSEMSGSSGQPGSQTIKKGHRGVDSTGETTYKKTTSSALKGAIQLGITHTVGSLSTKPERDVLMQDFYVVESIFFPSEGSNLTPAHHYNDFRFKTYAPVAFRYFRELFGIRPDDYLYSLCSEPLIELSNSGASGSLFYVSSDDEFIIKTVQHKEAEFLQKLLPGYYMNLNQNPRTLLPKFYGLYCVQAGGKNIRIVVMNNLLPRSVKMHLKYDLKGSTYKRRASQKEREKVFPTYKDLDFMQDIPDGLFLDSDMYNALCKTLQRDCLVLQSFKIMDYSLLVAVHNIDQALRERAIMDGTAQSDMRRPATQKALYSTAMESIRGEARRGGTIETDDQMGGIPARNSKGERLLLYIGIIDVLQSYRFVKKLEHSWKALVHDGDTVSVHRPSFYAERFQRFMCNIAFKKIPLKLSPSKKSRSGTTVPRRMGQGGAPYQSHASCETKAQVTAEADVEQGSHLGRPDLLPRTPPVDEANSDSIATTLSTSSLGSGGLNSPANRSVGVQVHKSETAPKGLARTAPAICSNRSVGLEVHSSESSAEDVASSALSNHSNSGSAGPSVTERSSELTEHFEDVQETEISF
- the PIP5K1A gene encoding phosphatidylinositol 4-phosphate 5-kinase type-1 alpha isoform X2, with product MASAGPESGGSSSSSAGIAGSATFKKSFTSEMSGSSGQPGSQTIKKGHRGVDSTGETTYKKTTSSALKGAIQLGITHTVGSLSTKPERDVLMQDFYVVESIFFPSEGSNLTPAHHYNDFRFKTYAPVAFRYFRELFGIRPDDYLYSLCSEPLIELSNSGASGSLFYVSSDDEFIIKTVQHKEAEFLQKLLPGYYMNLNQNPRTLLPKFYGLYCVQAGGKNIRIVVMNNLLPRSVKMHLKYDLKGSTYKRRASQKEREKVFPTYKDLDFMQDIPDGLFLDSDMYNALCKTLQRDCLVLQSFKIMDYSLLVAVHNIDQALRERAIMDGTAQSDMRRPATQKALYSTAMESIRGEARRGGTIETDDQMGGIPARNSKGERLLLYIGIIDVLQSYRFVKKLEHSWKALVHDGDTVSVHRPSFYAERFQRFMCNIAFKKIPLKLSPSKKSRSGTTVPRRMGQGGAPYQSHASCETKAQVTAEADVEQGSHLGRPDLLPRTPPVDEANSDSIATTLSTSSLGSGGLNSPANRSVGVQVHKSETAPKGLARTAPAICSNSGSAGPSVTERSSELTEHFEDVQETEISF
- the PIP5K1A gene encoding phosphatidylinositol 4-phosphate 5-kinase type-1 alpha isoform X3; its protein translation is MASAGPESGGSSSSSAGIAGSATFKKSFTSEMSGSSGQPGSQTIKKGHRGVDSTGETTYKKTTSSALKGAIQLGITHTVGSLSTKPERDVLMQDFYVVESIFFPSEGSNLTPAHHYNDFRFKTYAPVAFRYFRELFGIRPDDYLYSLCSEPLIELSNSGASGSLFYVSSDDEFIIKTVQHKEAEFLQKLLPGYYMNLNQNPRTLLPKFYGLYCVQAGGKNIRIVVMNNLLPRSVKMHLKYDLKGSTYKRRASQKEREKVFPTYKDLDFMQDIPDGLFLDSDMYNALCKTLQRDCLVLQSFKIMDYSLLVAVHNIDQALRERAIMDGTAQSDMRRPATQKALYSTAMESIRGEARRGGTIETDDQMGGIPARNSKGERLLLYIGIIDVLQSYRFVKKLEHSWKALVHDGDTVSVHRPSFYAERFQRFMCNIAFKKIPLKLSPSKKSRSGTTVPRRMGQGGAPYQSHASCETKAQVTAEADVEQGSHLGRPDLLPRTPPVDEANSDSIATTLSTSSLGSGGLNSPANSGSAGPSVTERSSELTEHFEDVQETEISF